One window from the genome of Ignavibacteria bacterium encodes:
- a CDS encoding PAS domain S-box protein, whose protein sequence is MKSRIKTKILLLILIPVIILSIISGFITNRVTVENEVLNSDKFMAVYSAQFAEKINTHLLSIEMIVKDGADFVSMSDFVTDEEAFNYLTKNLEKSKLLLGSRFAFEPEYSKGKHRLLSVSKIDGKPFKSDLSNLIDYTDTSETWYQNVKKYNQSFWEKPFVDRETKILASRFSAPIIRDGKFIGVASARIDLTGFKSILDTSFYKSVNFIVVSGDGTFIYHPSKKRIMKDNILTISGSSINPEDQHAEGKSMIRGLTGKAVLRNNDKPGENLLGYYHPIKQTGWSVSISVDEQELLAHVKTGTYISMLISASTILIMFLLLFWLSDRIAKPIRTLTDKVNLIAGGGKREQIEVTSNDEIGVLTESFNLMSSEIEKRETELKELTHRFKFAFQATNDGIFDWFIKSGELYFSDRFFEIFGYSPGEFTPSVEKWLSMNHPSTVEDSSKAVYEALANNSSYETEFLGIKKNGETFWVLARGIVVETDEDGKATRVVGTNSDITARKNAEFQIQELNKNLESKVEEKTKSLEETLQKMSSLNSRLASQNLALNLSAIVSHSDIKGNITKVNDQFCLVSKYSEEEVIGMNHRVLNSGYHSKEFFAEMWETIQNGNVWRGQVRNKAKDGSFFWVDSVIAPVMGDDGTPVEYLSIRFDITQQKLIEEAVKAAEEKSRNILQSVTNGIFGTDRDGYITFVNHSMETMLGFAPDELIGQKSHPVFHHHHADGSEYPLDTCPMYHALSEGKTSIVDNEVLWRKDGSSFPVEYSATPIMNGDEIIGSVIAFTDITERKAIENRLRIIQYSVDNAAIGIFWIDPVSARLIDVNKTILLKTGYSKEEIASLTIPEIDKSFSMEKWTGLVEKLKTGEVVSFESGIWTKDDFRIPVEVNVRYLEFEGQGIVIAFAPDITERKLAENQILEARANLNLALEAAKMGTWKYYPAENRLEADKNTIKLYGLDDVELDGSMGQWFTFVHPDDIPGIASVMEQTIKNQISDYRTNFRIVKPDQEVRYIMSIGKFSYNENGEPAISTGLIWDITDIKKIENELSMAKESADAIVESSPVPMAVTDPATGEIIKVNNAMAEFNLMSTEELKFKKSVDIYSDVEAQRPIIFQKLKEKGRVENYEILLRRIGTGENRWCLLSLYPIFYLGKSSFLISLIDVNDLKEIQTQLAMAKEEAEAATVAKSQFLATMSHEIRTPMNAIIGLSHLALKTSLDNKQLDYLLKIERSAIALLGIINDILDFSKIEAGRLTIEKTEFDLEHVLETVSNLVSEKAQEKGLEFAIRIANDVPLNLIGDPLRVSQIVTNFCSNSVKFTESGDIVVTVDVEKREGKNIKLRFAVSDTGIGLSSEQLGKMFQSFSQADSSTTRKYGGTGLGLAICKKLAELMDGTTWVESEYGKGSTFYFNAVLQVQEEQKRDEYIPAIDLRGLKVLVCDDNETARNILREALEAFSFKVTLVDSGQHAIELIDQEIEHPFELVLMDWKMPKMDGLETSKIIAQHKKNNVPTIIMVTAFGREEIAEKAKEIGIKAFLTKPVSYSALFDTIMEVFGKEARTKHAGTGKGMKHVKELEKIKGARILLTEDNEINQQVASELLEGAGFIVEIANNGRESFEKVKVSGTPSGYDIVLMDLQMPVMDGYTATRSIREMKEYDDLPIVAMTADAMIGIKEKCFSAGMQDFVTKPIDPDEVFGALVKWIKPGEREVVEARVVTVDRSNPVELPSFSNIDVIDGLRRVGGNQKLYLSLIDKFYSKNQDLVNEIKEAISQNDQEKAVRIAHTVKGVAGNLGANKLNRAAAFVEAELKKSLEVDTDVLLSEFGDELSLIIEEIRLWKELSKPAENELIVADEGQLDKEKFKSLISELIQLVEDNDFAASNKLEEILSLSGISVFKEDLNKVSVSLKDYEFDEALELLANISAKNIL, encoded by the coding sequence ATGAAATCACGAATTAAAACGAAAATCCTGCTCTTAATCCTCATACCTGTAATTATCTTGTCAATAATAAGTGGATTTATAACCAACAGGGTGACTGTAGAGAATGAGGTGCTCAACTCTGACAAGTTTATGGCGGTTTATTCCGCACAATTTGCGGAGAAGATAAACACTCATTTGCTGAGTATTGAGATGATCGTTAAAGACGGGGCAGATTTCGTTTCAATGTCTGACTTTGTAACGGATGAAGAGGCATTCAACTACTTAACAAAAAACCTTGAGAAAAGTAAATTATTGTTGGGCTCACGCTTCGCATTTGAGCCGGAGTATTCCAAGGGGAAACATCGCCTGTTATCCGTTTCAAAAATAGACGGAAAACCTTTCAAATCAGATTTGTCTAATCTCATTGATTATACAGATACTTCCGAGACCTGGTACCAAAATGTAAAGAAATATAATCAATCCTTTTGGGAGAAGCCGTTTGTAGACCGGGAAACAAAAATACTGGCTTCCCGTTTTTCGGCTCCCATTATTAGAGATGGCAAATTCATTGGTGTGGCGAGTGCCAGAATTGATCTAACAGGCTTCAAGTCCATCCTTGACACCTCATTTTACAAATCCGTTAATTTTATTGTCGTCTCCGGAGATGGTACTTTTATTTACCATCCTTCAAAAAAACGCATCATGAAGGATAACATTCTTACCATTAGCGGGAGCAGTATCAACCCGGAAGATCAGCATGCCGAGGGCAAGTCGATGATTAGAGGTTTAACGGGGAAGGCGGTTCTTCGGAATAATGATAAACCCGGTGAAAATTTACTCGGATATTACCATCCGATTAAACAGACCGGGTGGAGTGTAAGTATATCAGTTGATGAACAGGAACTGTTGGCACATGTGAAGACGGGAACTTACATTTCGATGCTGATTTCAGCATCCACGATATTGATAATGTTCCTTTTGTTGTTCTGGCTTTCAGATAGAATTGCAAAACCGATAAGAACACTGACTGATAAAGTAAATCTTATTGCTGGGGGTGGAAAGCGGGAGCAAATTGAAGTAACCTCAAATGATGAAATAGGCGTTCTGACTGAGTCTTTTAACCTTATGTCCTCCGAGATAGAAAAAAGGGAGACAGAATTAAAGGAATTGACCCACAGATTCAAGTTTGCTTTTCAGGCAACCAATGATGGTATCTTTGACTGGTTTATTAAATCGGGTGAGCTATACTTTAGTGACAGATTTTTTGAGATCTTTGGTTACAGTCCGGGTGAATTTACTCCTTCAGTTGAAAAATGGCTTTCAATGAATCATCCATCTACAGTGGAGGACTCGTCAAAGGCTGTTTATGAGGCGCTTGCGAATAATTCATCATATGAAACTGAATTTCTCGGAATTAAAAAGAATGGAGAAACTTTCTGGGTACTTGCCCGAGGCATCGTTGTCGAAACTGATGAGGATGGAAAAGCAACAAGAGTTGTAGGGACTAACTCCGATATAACCGCCAGGAAAAACGCCGAATTTCAAATCCAGGAATTAAATAAAAACCTTGAAAGCAAAGTTGAAGAGAAAACAAAATCACTCGAAGAAACTTTGCAGAAGATGAGCTCCCTCAATTCAAGACTGGCTTCCCAAAATCTCGCCTTAAATTTGTCAGCTATCGTTTCCCACTCGGATATCAAAGGAAATATTACAAAAGTTAATGACCAGTTTTGTCTTGTCTCCAAATACTCTGAAGAAGAGGTCATAGGCATGAATCATCGAGTTCTTAACTCAGGTTATCATTCGAAAGAATTCTTTGCGGAAATGTGGGAGACAATACAAAACGGAAATGTCTGGCGTGGACAGGTTCGGAACAAAGCAAAAGACGGTTCATTCTTTTGGGTTGATTCAGTGATTGCCCCTGTCATGGGCGATGACGGAACTCCTGTTGAATACCTGTCAATCCGTTTTGATATTACCCAACAAAAATTGATTGAAGAAGCAGTTAAAGCAGCGGAGGAAAAAAGCAGAAATATTTTACAATCTGTGACCAACGGTATTTTTGGAACCGACAGGGACGGTTATATAACCTTCGTAAATCACTCGATGGAAACAATGCTGGGCTTTGCTCCTGATGAGCTTATCGGACAGAAATCGCATCCGGTTTTCCATCATCATCATGCGGACGGGAGTGAGTATCCGTTAGATACCTGCCCGATGTATCACGCGTTGTCGGAGGGGAAAACAAGTATCGTGGATAATGAAGTCTTATGGAGAAAAGACGGCAGTTCGTTCCCTGTGGAATACTCGGCGACACCCATCATGAACGGGGACGAGATTATTGGTTCTGTAATAGCCTTCACTGATATAACTGAAAGAAAGGCAATTGAAAACAGACTTCGGATAATTCAATACAGTGTTGATAATGCAGCTATAGGAATATTTTGGATAGACCCCGTTAGTGCCCGTCTCATAGATGTGAATAAAACCATTCTGTTGAAAACAGGCTATTCAAAAGAAGAGATAGCTTCATTAACAATTCCTGAAATCGATAAAAGTTTCTCCATGGAAAAATGGACCGGTCTTGTGGAAAAATTAAAAACCGGAGAAGTAGTCTCCTTTGAATCCGGTATATGGACAAAGGACGATTTCAGAATACCTGTGGAAGTTAATGTCCGCTACCTTGAGTTTGAAGGACAGGGGATAGTCATTGCTTTTGCACCCGATATTACAGAGCGGAAGCTTGCCGAAAATCAAATTCTTGAAGCCCGGGCAAATTTAAACCTTGCTCTCGAAGCAGCCAAGATGGGCACATGGAAATATTATCCTGCTGAAAACAGACTCGAAGCTGACAAAAACACGATCAAATTATACGGTTTGGATGATGTTGAGCTTGATGGCTCCATGGGGCAGTGGTTTACCTTTGTGCATCCTGACGACATTCCCGGTATTGCATCCGTTATGGAACAAACCATCAAAAATCAAATTAGTGACTATCGAACTAATTTTAGAATTGTAAAACCGGATCAAGAGGTCAGGTATATCATGTCAATCGGGAAATTCTCTTACAATGAGAATGGTGAACCTGCGATATCCACCGGGCTTATTTGGGACATCACAGATATTAAAAAGATTGAAAATGAATTGTCGATGGCGAAGGAATCAGCGGACGCAATTGTCGAATCTTCGCCTGTACCGATGGCTGTTACTGATCCTGCAACGGGTGAGATAATTAAAGTAAATAATGCCATGGCTGAATTTAACCTGATGTCGACCGAAGAGCTTAAATTCAAAAAATCAGTAGATATCTATTCTGATGTTGAAGCTCAGCGTCCCATAATTTTTCAAAAACTCAAGGAAAAGGGCAGAGTAGAGAATTACGAGATACTTTTAAGACGGATTGGGACCGGTGAAAACAGATGGTGTTTGCTCTCACTTTACCCGATTTTCTATCTTGGAAAAAGTTCTTTCCTCATCTCCTTGATTGATGTCAATGATTTGAAAGAGATTCAAACACAACTGGCTATGGCGAAGGAAGAGGCCGAAGCGGCAACTGTTGCGAAAAGTCAGTTTCTTGCGACCATGTCACATGAAATTCGCACACCTATGAACGCGATTATCGGGCTTTCTCATCTCGCGCTTAAAACCAGTCTGGACAATAAACAACTCGATTATTTATTAAAAATCGAGCGGTCGGCCATAGCTTTGCTTGGCATCATAAATGATATTTTGGACTTTTCCAAAATTGAAGCCGGAAGACTTACCATCGAAAAAACTGAATTTGACCTTGAGCATGTGCTGGAAACAGTCTCCAACCTCGTATCTGAAAAAGCACAGGAAAAAGGTTTGGAGTTTGCCATACGAATTGCCAATGATGTTCCACTTAATCTTATCGGTGATCCTCTCAGAGTAAGTCAAATCGTCACCAATTTTTGCAGCAATTCAGTGAAATTTACCGAGTCCGGTGATATTGTGGTGACAGTTGATGTTGAGAAAAGAGAGGGGAAAAACATAAAATTGCGGTTTGCTGTCAGCGATACAGGTATCGGTCTCTCTTCCGAACAACTCGGCAAAATGTTTCAGTCGTTCAGTCAAGCGGACAGTTCAACAACCCGTAAATATGGCGGTACAGGTTTGGGATTGGCAATCTGTAAAAAACTTGCCGAACTGATGGACGGTACTACCTGGGTGGAAAGCGAGTATGGCAAAGGCAGTACATTCTACTTTAATGCTGTTCTTCAGGTACAGGAAGAGCAAAAGCGTGATGAATATATCCCGGCAATTGATCTGCGCGGTCTTAAAGTGTTGGTCTGTGACGACAATGAAACTGCAAGAAATATCCTCCGAGAAGCCCTTGAAGCATTTTCATTCAAAGTGACCTTGGTTGATTCCGGACAACATGCGATTGAATTAATTGATCAGGAAATCGAACATCCATTCGAACTTGTACTGATGGACTGGAAAATGCCAAAGATGGACGGGTTGGAAACATCAAAAATAATCGCACAACATAAAAAGAACAATGTTCCTACCATTATTATGGTAACCGCTTTCGGTCGCGAGGAGATTGCAGAAAAAGCGAAGGAAATTGGGATAAAAGCCTTCCTTACCAAACCCGTCTCTTATTCAGCCCTGTTTGACACTATCATGGAGGTATTCGGTAAAGAAGCCAGGACCAAGCATGCCGGTACAGGTAAAGGTATGAAGCATGTAAAGGAACTGGAGAAAATTAAAGGAGCGAGAATCCTTCTTACTGAAGATAATGAAATAAATCAGCAGGTTGCCTCCGAATTACTTGAAGGTGCCGGATTTATTGTTGAAATAGCCAACAATGGTAGAGAGTCATTTGAAAAGGTTAAAGTCTCAGGAACCCCTTCCGGGTATGATATAGTTCTTATGGATTTACAGATGCCGGTTATGGATGGTTATACTGCCACCAGATCCATCCGGGAAATGAAAGAATATGATGATCTTCCAATAGTTGCCATGACAGCCGATGCAATGATAGGAATAAAAGAAAAATGCTTCTCGGCAGGAATGCAGGACTTTGTTACCAAACCAATAGATCCTGATGAAGTATTCGGAGCACTCGTCAAATGGATTAAACCGGGTGAAAGGGAGGTTGTTGAAGCAAGGGTTGTGACAGTAGACCGCTCAAATCCAGTTGAATTACCGTCTTTTTCAAATATTGATGTGATTGATGGATTGCGCCGTGTGGGTGGGAATCAGAAATTGTATCTAAGTCTGATTGATAAATTCTATTCCAAAAATCAGGACTTGGTAAACGAAATAAAAGAGGCAATAAGTCAAAATGATCAGGAGAAGGCGGTCCGTATTGCTCATACTGTAAAAGGAGTTGCGGGAAATCTCGGTGCGAATAAACTGAATAGAGCCGCAGCATTTGTGGAAGCTGAGTTAAAGAAGTCACTCGAAGTTGATACTGATGTTCTTTTATCAGAGTTCGGTGATGAATTATCATTGATAATTGAAGAAATAAGGCTGTGGAAAGAGTTATCAAAACCCGCTGAGAATGAGCTGATTGTTGCAGATGAGGGTCAGTTGGATAAAGAGAAATTTAAATCTTTAATA
- a CDS encoding Ig-like domain-containing protein, protein MKKTILIFTILLSSMAWSQITGLSGWNIVLDPGHSQQENMGIYNYPEAMKNLYVAKHLRAFLLDSTDIDTVYMTRTDSLQLVGLSQRSDYANSIGAAWFHSIHSDAGAASSNTTLLLWGQYASGLEKIPNGGKAMSDIMIGNLTKGMRTGTSRGSIGDCSFYGCTSGGPYLSVNRLTNMPSELSEAGFHTNPMQNTLNMNYEWKRLEAKTFWWSIIKFKGANRPYPGIVAGKILDQESGLPINGATVTVDGRTYKTDSYQSLFYKYTTDSTLLRNGFYYFERVPGGNQQITVSAPGYETYVGTVAMSDTFFTFKDVQLGNITPPYIAENIPAQGDSIYPGLKNIQITFSRPMDVASVNAAISFNPPVAGTTNTWSNSDRTISITTTGMAYNTQYTMTIQPTAKDKYNHPLDGDGNGTGGDSYVLTFKTRVLDQIPPVILNHYPAASTEVKELRPVINISFNEPLKTSSLSGKISFVNTTTSANVQTYTRYYPGSDVSAINIFTREDLVVNQQVKLRIEAGVEDMSGNPTTQAHEFFFTRGNYAPPTVTAIDAFESGIANWWVPQQSGTTTGILTDTTNIYSDGVIINHGSSSAKSMKLTYGWDVNANEWLIREYFGATSPTFGVNDYYLETYLFGDGSGNKFRFCVNDAGTGGHEVGKWITVDWFGWKLVRWDLGRDTVGSWIGNGQLEAPLSFDSYQITRTPGSKIIGTLYFDDLQYARYIPVGIEPESGGMPAEYGLAQNYPNPFNPGTVIKFSLPSKSTVTLDVYSVLGEKVASLVNGEMDGGTYNYRFDATDLPGGVYIYRLSTGFGVISRKMLLLK, encoded by the coding sequence ATGAAAAAGACGATTTTAATTTTTACAATTTTATTGTCCTCCATGGCATGGTCACAGATCACGGGACTTTCCGGTTGGAACATTGTTCTCGATCCCGGACACAGTCAGCAGGAAAACATGGGGATATACAACTATCCTGAAGCGATGAAAAATCTCTATGTTGCAAAGCATTTAAGGGCTTTCCTTTTGGATTCTACCGATATTGATACAGTTTACATGACCAGAACGGACAGCCTTCAACTCGTTGGTTTGTCGCAAAGGTCTGATTATGCCAACTCAATCGGGGCTGCATGGTTCCACTCAATCCACAGTGATGCGGGTGCTGCAAGCAGTAACACAACTTTGTTGTTGTGGGGACAGTATGCCAGTGGTTTGGAGAAGATCCCCAACGGTGGCAAGGCGATGAGTGACATTATGATTGGAAATTTGACCAAGGGAATGAGGACTGGCACCAGCAGAGGATCTATCGGTGACTGCTCATTCTATGGCTGTACCAGCGGTGGTCCATATCTCTCCGTAAACAGATTGACCAACATGCCTTCCGAATTGAGTGAAGCGGGATTCCATACAAATCCTATGCAAAACACGCTCAATATGAATTATGAATGGAAGAGGCTTGAGGCAAAGACATTCTGGTGGTCGATAATCAAATTCAAAGGTGCAAACCGTCCCTATCCCGGCATTGTGGCAGGGAAAATTTTGGATCAGGAGAGCGGCCTGCCGATTAATGGTGCTACTGTAACCGTTGATGGCAGAACCTACAAAACCGACAGTTATCAGTCGCTTTTCTATAAATACACGACAGATTCCACCCTTCTGCGGAATGGATTTTACTATTTCGAAAGAGTTCCGGGCGGGAACCAGCAGATAACTGTAAGCGCTCCCGGATACGAAACCTATGTTGGAACTGTCGCTATGTCCGATACTTTCTTTACATTCAAAGATGTACAACTGGGCAACATTACTCCTCCATATATTGCAGAAAACATACCTGCACAGGGAGATTCCATCTATCCGGGACTGAAAAACATTCAGATTACCTTCAGCAGACCAATGGATGTTGCTTCTGTGAATGCCGCCATTTCCTTCAATCCACCCGTTGCCGGAACGACGAATACATGGAGTAATTCCGACAGAACGATAAGCATCACCACTACCGGCATGGCTTACAATACCCAATATACCATGACGATTCAACCAACTGCGAAGGACAAGTATAACCATCCTCTCGACGGTGATGGAAACGGTACAGGCGGCGATTCGTATGTTTTGACATTCAAGACAAGGGTGCTTGATCAGATTCCACCTGTGATTCTTAATCACTATCCTGCTGCAAGCACTGAAGTAAAAGAGTTGAGACCTGTAATAAATATATCTTTTAACGAACCGCTAAAAACCTCTTCTCTCAGCGGAAAGATTTCGTTCGTAAACACTACGACGAGTGCAAATGTACAGACCTACACTAGGTATTATCCCGGAAGTGATGTCTCTGCAATAAACATTTTCACCAGGGAAGATCTTGTGGTGAATCAGCAGGTTAAACTGAGAATTGAAGCCGGTGTTGAGGACATGAGCGGAAATCCAACAACGCAGGCTCACGAATTCTTTTTTACCCGTGGAAATTATGCTCCTCCGACAGTTACAGCCATTGATGCTTTTGAATCCGGCATAGCAAACTGGTGGGTACCACAACAGTCAGGCACAACCACCGGTATCCTTACTGATACCACTAACATCTATTCTGATGGAGTGATAATTAATCACGGTTCATCCAGTGCGAAATCGATGAAACTTACCTACGGCTGGGATGTGAATGCAAATGAGTGGTTGATAAGAGAATATTTTGGAGCCACTTCGCCGACTTTTGGTGTAAATGATTATTACCTCGAGACTTATCTTTTCGGAGACGGAAGTGGAAACAAATTCAGATTCTGTGTGAATGACGCCGGAACGGGTGGACACGAAGTCGGGAAATGGATTACTGTTGACTGGTTCGGATGGAAACTTGTAAGGTGGGATCTTGGAAGGGATACTGTCGGAAGCTGGATCGGCAACGGTCAGCTTGAGGCACCTCTCAGTTTCGACAGTTATCAGATTACAAGAACACCGGGAAGCAAGATCATTGGTACTTTGTATTTTGATGATCTGCAATACGCCAGGTATATCCCTGTGGGAATTGAGCCCGAATCAGGCGGTATGCCTGCTGAATATGGTCTGGCACAAAATTATCCAAATCCTTTCAATCCGGGAACTGTTATAAAGTTCAGCCTTCCTTCAAAAAGTACAGTAACACTTGATGTATATTCAGTGCTTGGTGAAAAGGTCGCTTCGCTTGTTAATGGCGAAATGGATGGAGGGACTTACAACTACAGATTTGATGCGACAGACCTGCCGGGTGGAGTCTATATATACAGGCTTTCCACCGGTTTCGGTGTAATCAGCAGGAAGATGTTGCTGTTGAAGTAA
- a CDS encoding PD40 domain-containing protein, whose protein sequence is MRSITVMLLLFCAVSVTEAQKTEKVVSMANKILVAPQESPDGKTLAFTQEGYNGIFLMNGNREIKELTTDNASGFGFRWLNDNTGIVARSARFIDIRRENSVVIYSLKGENTLQLSEFSGRMTVMPSVSTGGEICFVENGTLKSYNPVAKSSSLSAPKGIAAFIENDKISVVSAGSAKRVIEPVKGQRCINATLSPDGSRIAFEILGGNLYLINSDGSGLIDLGRGYRASWSPDSRYISFMLSEDDGHFITGSELYIVKADGSGKKMITNSTDKIEMNPSFSSDGKSIYFDNATDGAIYKMEVEAYK, encoded by the coding sequence GTGAGATCAATTACAGTTATGCTTCTTTTGTTTTGTGCGGTTTCAGTGACAGAAGCCCAGAAAACTGAGAAAGTTGTATCTATGGCGAACAAAATTCTTGTTGCTCCTCAGGAATCACCCGATGGTAAAACCCTTGCATTTACGCAGGAAGGTTACAACGGGATTTTTCTGATGAACGGCAACAGGGAAATTAAAGAATTAACGACTGACAATGCTTCCGGATTCGGTTTCCGGTGGCTAAATGATAATACAGGAATTGTAGCCCGCAGTGCCAGATTTATTGACATACGCCGCGAAAACAGCGTGGTGATCTACAGTCTGAAGGGCGAAAATACACTCCAATTGAGCGAATTTTCAGGAAGGATGACGGTAATGCCCTCTGTTTCCACCGGCGGGGAAATCTGTTTTGTGGAAAATGGCACCTTGAAAAGTTACAATCCTGTAGCGAAAAGCTCTTCTCTTTCAGCACCAAAAGGAATTGCCGCATTTATTGAGAATGATAAAATATCAGTTGTTTCGGCTGGTTCCGCAAAAAGAGTTATTGAACCGGTAAAAGGTCAAAGGTGCATTAATGCAACACTTTCACCTGACGGCAGCAGGATTGCATTTGAAATTCTTGGCGGGAATCTTTATCTGATTAATTCAGATGGTTCAGGACTTATTGATCTTGGAAGGGGCTACCGAGCTTCATGGTCACCCGATTCAAGATACATTTCTTTTATGTTATCCGAAGATGACGGACACTTTATAACGGGCTCGGAATTGTATATCGTAAAGGCTGACGGTTCAGGTAAAAAGATGATCACAAACTCCACCGATAAAATTGAGATGAATCCTTCGTTCAGTTCCGATGGCAAATCAATTTATTTCGACAATGCCACTGACGGAGCGATCTATAAAATGGAAGTGGAGGCATACAAATGA
- a CDS encoding saccharopine dehydrogenase NADP-binding domain-containing protein — MKQITVLGAGMVGRAIARDLAKSYTVTSVDLDEGNLFLLAQYGINTIAADLSDAKNLCALIKNADIVVGAVPGFMGYKTVETVINEGKNIVDISFFPENYSPLDKLAKDKGVTAIVDFGVAPGLSNLWFGNQYAKGGVKFLECMVGGLPAERKYPFQYKAPFSPVDVLEEYTRPARVKEGGRIVTREALSGSEMVDFDGVGTLEAFYTDGLRSILETIPVDDMREMTLRYPGHIDLIKALRHVGFLSEDEIEFHGKMVKPRDFTSKLLFKDWKLGAAEHEFTVMRLRSQRTIAGEEIEIVQTLLDRYDPETGVSSMSRTTGYTCTAGAGLLLNGLFTEKGCFPPEIIGMKDTCFDYVLNHLKERNITFS, encoded by the coding sequence ATGAAGCAAATTACAGTTCTGGGGGCCGGTATGGTCGGCCGCGCAATTGCCCGCGACCTCGCAAAATCATATACGGTCACCTCTGTCGATCTCGATGAAGGCAATCTCTTTCTTCTCGCTCAATATGGAATAAATACCATTGCTGCTGACCTTTCAGATGCGAAAAACCTTTGTGCTCTGATCAAAAATGCAGACATTGTTGTCGGTGCCGTCCCCGGCTTTATGGGTTATAAAACTGTGGAAACCGTGATAAATGAGGGGAAAAATATCGTCGACATCTCCTTTTTTCCTGAGAATTATTCACCATTGGATAAACTCGCCAAAGATAAAGGAGTAACCGCTATCGTCGATTTTGGAGTGGCACCGGGACTCAGCAATCTATGGTTCGGAAACCAGTATGCCAAAGGAGGAGTGAAATTCCTCGAGTGCATGGTTGGAGGTTTACCGGCAGAAAGGAAATATCCATTTCAGTACAAAGCACCATTTTCACCCGTGGATGTGCTTGAAGAGTATACCCGTCCCGCCCGTGTGAAGGAAGGCGGCAGAATTGTAACCCGTGAAGCTCTTTCCGGAAGTGAAATGGTGGATTTTGACGGTGTTGGTACTCTCGAAGCGTTCTATACCGACGGACTTAGATCAATTCTCGAGACAATTCCGGTTGATGACATGCGTGAAATGACACTCCGTTACCCGGGACATATCGACCTGATAAAAGCTCTTCGACATGTCGGTTTTCTCTCCGAGGATGAAATTGAATTTCACGGTAAGATGGTGAAACCAAGGGATTTTACTTCGAAATTACTTTTCAAGGACTGGAAACTTGGTGCGGCAGAGCATGAATTTACGGTGATGCGGCTTCGGTCCCAAAGAACCATTGCGGGTGAGGAAATTGAGATTGTACAGACACTTCTTGACAGGTATGACCCCGAAACGGGAGTTTCATCAATGTCTCGAACCACTGGATACACATGTACCGCCGGTGCAGGATTGCTCCTGAATGGACTCTTCACCGAAAAAGGTTGTTTCCCACCCGAAATCATCGGCATGAAAGATACCTGCTTCGACTATGTCCTGAACCACCTGAAGGAAAGGAACATCACCTTCTCTTAG
- a CDS encoding M15 family metallopeptidase, whose amino-acid sequence MFKWLVVFGFLSLCCQSEVKTETKHASSKSEVETGGKKPHPFVIAYPEFIDSVSANTIYWKDGTKMPLKTTSKKEIDLKKISDKEFEKLLATSDPFMMLSPEYPYLKEIKAPGKNEDPGRFRNTEFLKKVYGANQSKVGKNLVTVKWLRKNVNKSFQVNKMNGAAASLQKISDELDKLPKKFMKYLDNPAGTFMWRNIAGTDNLSAHSFAIAIDINVNQSHYWRGYKKEKDGLLKFRNNIPMEIVEIFEKHGWIWGGRWYHFDTMHFEYRPEIIESAKRR is encoded by the coding sequence TTGTTTAAGTGGTTAGTCGTATTCGGGTTTTTGTCCCTGTGTTGTCAGTCGGAAGTGAAGACCGAAACAAAACATGCTTCTTCAAAATCAGAAGTTGAGACCGGAGGAAAGAAACCACACCCTTTTGTGATTGCCTATCCTGAATTTATCGATTCAGTCTCCGCGAATACCATCTATTGGAAAGACGGTACGAAGATGCCGTTAAAAACCACATCTAAAAAAGAGATCGACCTCAAGAAAATAAGCGACAAGGAATTTGAAAAACTGCTCGCCACCTCTGATCCATTCATGATGCTGTCACCCGAATATCCATATTTGAAAGAAATTAAGGCACCCGGTAAAAATGAGGACCCGGGTAGATTCAGGAACACCGAATTTTTAAAGAAAGTCTATGGTGCCAATCAAAGTAAAGTCGGTAAAAATCTCGTTACCGTGAAATGGCTCAGGAAAAATGTTAACAAGTCTTTTCAGGTCAACAAGATGAACGGCGCTGCTGCATCACTTCAAAAAATTTCTGATGAACTGGACAAGCTGCCTAAAAAATTTATGAAGTATCTCGACAATCCTGCCGGTACTTTCATGTGGAGAAACATTGCCGGAACTGATAATCTGAGTGCCCACAGTTTTGCCATCGCAATTGACATCAATGTGAATCAGAGTCACTATTGGCGGGGTTATAAAAAAGAGAAAGACGGGCTTCTGAAGTTCAGAAATAACATCCCGATGGAGATTGTTGAAATTTTTGAAAAGCACGGATGGATATGGGGCGGCAGGTGGTACCATTTTGATACGATGCACTTTGAATACCGCCCCGAAATAATAGAATCCGCTAAGAGAAGGTGA